The genome window GCGAATTCGTACAAGCGGGCTTTTGGAACCTGGAATTGTGCTCTTCGACAGGCTGGGTTGGAAGTCCAATCCGTGTGGGATGTGAGCGAAGAGGATCTGATATCCGGACTCAACAGTCTCGCCGAAGAGCTAGGCCATGTCCCTCGAAAGGATGAGATGCGAGAACAGGGGAAATGGAGCGCGGCAGTCTATCAGGAGCGATTCGGTTCGTGGAATGAAGCTCTACGAATTGCCGGTTTCGAGCCGAATGAGCGGTGGCGAATTCCACGGGAGGAGTTATTAGCCGAATTGAGGACAGTCGCGGATGATCTGGGCCACCCACCGACAACAACGGAAATGAACGAACACGGGGAGTTCACCATCGATCCGTATCAGCGTGAGTTCGGAGCGTGGCGAACAGCCCTTCAAGCGGCCGACCCGGACTATCTAGAAAACTACCGCCAGTCAGATGTTGAGACAGTTCCGTTTGGCTCGAACTGGCCACAGATTCGTGAGGAGATCATAGTCCGTGATAACGAGTCCTGTCTGCGCTGCGGTATGGGCCGCAAAGCTCACCGCGAGAAATTCGGACGTGATCTTCCGGTTCACCATCGGATTCCTCGACGCCGGTTCTACGACGACCCAGACCGATCGGTCGACGATGCAGATGTCCCGAGTAACCTGCTGACTCTCTGTATCCCGTGCCATCGCCGACTCGAACGGCTGCCAGTCCAACCAGTAGTTGACTAACAAGCGAAGTCCCACGTTCAGCACAAAGGTATCTGCCGGCGAGCAAAGCGTCTACCTCCCGCCGGCGTGACTTTGCGACCTGTTTTTCGTGCCCCCAGAGAGGGCGAGGGCTCCATCGAGGGTCCTCAGAGGTGACTTCAGTGAGTCAACAACAGAATGCCGACAACGTCTCAATCGACGACATCCCAGTCGATATCGACAGCACACAATCAGGTGAGGTCAATCCCACCGACGTCCCCGATGAAATCGAGTCGATCAGCCGGGGGCTTGCCGGTGAACACCCGCCGACGAATCCGCTGGTCGTACTGAAAGCGGCTCGCTGGTGGTATCTACACGGCAAGGGCGGCACGGATCCTGCCTTCCAGTGGGCCATCGAGTGGGCGCGTCACCTTGCGACCGACACGCCCAGCGACGTCGAGCGGTTCGACGCGTACCTCGAGTACCTCGTCACGGTCGGCTTCGCTGATGAGAAGGAAGCGCTTCGCTGATCAGAGCTCGTAGCAGACGACATCCTCAGCCCCACAGCTTGGACACTCTTCGGCGTTCTCTGAGAGTGTCTCTCCACAGTTTCGGCACTCCCACAGGGTCGATGACTCCCCTTCGACGGCCCTGCGGAGTGTACTCAAGAGACCCATTCTGGCTTATCTGATGTACTTGCGGTTGTTAACACCATCCCCTGTCAGCCACCCCGACTTGAACGAAGTCGCGGAGGCGTGTTTTTTATGCGCCCCTGAGGGGTGCGGCGCGGTCTGAACTGACGCAGTCGCCGTGAACTCAATTCGGTGAACACAATGGCTACGACCAGTGATTCGTCGGTTTCCTTCGATGAGACCGACACGCGAGACGACGAGATGAACAGCACCATCGATCAGTGGATCGA of Halolamina sp. CBA1230 contains these proteins:
- a CDS encoding homing endonuclease associated repeat-containing protein, with translation MGKKLYSDDKLLNRLQKFAEELGRPPSQSEMDDSGPHASKTYGNRFGSWNNALEAAGLQTGTNDPNGRSPTPEEDLLTDLKSVADIVGGTPSEREYSNHGEYSVKTYCKRFGGWNAALRAAGFEPNVDMNLSEETLITALQGFAEKLGRTPTSDIMDQSGPYTANSYKRAFGTWNCALRQAGLEVQSVWDVSEEDLISGLNSLAEELGHVPRKDEMREQGKWSAAVYQERFGSWNEALRIAGFEPNERWRIPREELLAELRTVADDLGHPPTTTEMNEHGEFTIDPYQREFGAWRTALQAADPDYLENYRQSDVETVPFGSNWPQIREEIIVRDNESCLRCGMGRKAHREKFGRDLPVHHRIPRRRFYDDPDRSVDDADVPSNLLTLCIPCHRRLERLPVQPVVD
- a CDS encoding zinc-ribbon domain-containing protein; its protein translation is MGLLSTLRRAVEGESSTLWECRNCGETLSENAEECPSCGAEDVVCYEL